The proteins below come from a single Bactrocera dorsalis isolate Fly_Bdor chromosome 5, ASM2337382v1, whole genome shotgun sequence genomic window:
- the LOC105227365 gene encoding group XIIA secretory phospholipase A2 produces MHFPYMKIAIYVLTFLTYAYSGYGSSTLVHLRDAIIAAEAIFGDVFKNLVTVAKKFRTVHEVFDAAVDENCIYKCLGADGQPTDVRPVQNKLYTPTANGCGSLGLHINTEYLPAVEMENCCNEHDICYDTCNSNKDLCDLDFKRCLYKYCETIDKSIGSEYLITGCKAAAKVLFTGTLTLGCKSYLDSQKRSCYCAPPKQSKEDERRSRNGYKNGNGDKYYKQGKKQKYGWKDAGDI; encoded by the exons ATGCATTTTCCGTACATGAAAATTGCCATCTACGTGCTGACCTTTCTCACATACGCGTATTCCGGCTATGGCTCCAGCACTTTAGTGCATTTGCGAGACGCCATCATCGCGGCGGAGGCAATTTTCGGTGATGTGTTTAAAAACTTAGTGACGGTTGCTAAGAAGTTTCGTACCGTGCATGAAGTATTTGATGCCGCAGTGGATGAgaattgtatatacaaatgtctGGGAGCAGATGGCCAACCAACAG ACGTACGCCCCGTCCAGAATAAACTGTATACACCAACCGCTAATGGCTGCGGTTCACTTGGTCTGCATATCAACACCGAATACTTGCCGGCGGTCGAAATGGAGAACTGCTGCAATGAGCATGATATATGTTACGACACTTGCAATAGCAACAAAGATCTGTGCGATTTGGATTTCAAGCGTTGCCTTTACAAATACTGCGAAACCATTGATAAATCGATTGGCAGTGAATACCTCATAACCGGCTGTAAGGCAGCAGCTAAGGTGCTTTTCACCGGCACCTTAACGCTAGGCTGTAAGTCGTATTTGGACTCGCAGAAACGTTCCTGCTACTGTGCGCCACCGAAGCAATCTAAGGAGGACGAGCGACGTAGTCGTAACGGTTATAAAAACGGCAACGGCGATAAATACTACAAGCAAGGCAAAAAGCAGAAATATGGTTGGAAGGATGCGGGCGACATATAG
- the LOC105227370 gene encoding keratin-associated protein 19-2: MYNARLASSLNSRILLLLILGLSHACHTNAQYGFYPGGYGGYGGGYGGGYSGLGYGSGYGFGGGNAYGGYPGYGGNQQYPAYYGGGYGNTYPCYSSYYCLGGYPSFGGYPSYGNGMNTAFASSSGGGMASASASSGVGYFG, from the exons ATGTATAACGCACGCCTCGCTTCCTCGCTCAATTCGCGCATCCTACTGCTGTTGATCCTCGGTTTATCGCACGCTTGTCATACAAACGCACAATACGGTTTCTATCCGGGCGGTTATGGTGGTTACGGTGGCGGCTATGGCGGTGGTTACAGTGGTCTTGGCTATGGAAGTGGCTATGGCTTTGGCGGCGGCAACGCTTATGGTGGCTACCCCGGCTACGGCGGCAATCAGCAATATCCCGCCTACTATGGTGGCGGTTATGGCAATACGTATCCGTGTTATAGTAGCTACTATTGTCTCGGTGGCTATCCTAGTTTTGGAGGTTACCCATCTTACGGCAATGGCATGA aTACCGCATTCGCCAGTAGTAGCGGTGGTGGCATGGCCAGCGCATCGGCTAGCAGTGGTGTCGGCTACTTTGGTTAA